A genomic region of Chitinimonas arctica contains the following coding sequences:
- a CDS encoding condensation domain-containing protein, which produces MSSQEARLYAQYRLYPQSLAYLLEMAIPLPAGIAQEAVATALQALLERHDILRTRYRVEADGTPYAEVLPELAASDVLVEPAAWPLARNQPFALEEGPLLRACMQTDGQGGCLQLQIHHILVDEPAMATLRGDFERLLDGETLPATGPGYRHYALALAEARRQPLWETAQRFWRDYLQGLAFDPFGHGAVEEGGRMASLSWQLSAAEQAACQRVCAELKLTPASFFLALWGLVVAREGSSDAFSISVANAYGARQGLETVGMFVSLVPCSLRFGRDNPSFADYARQLADTQWQVMEQLFFPVEEVFPLLEPDPRRFGSNPLLNVAYSYLEGGASEPTVATDSNGVEAQGPLSLAIQHGDGQCRLALEYQPTLFTAARIERLAACWRELLQQLASHAPADWKVDDWVGATASFRPAVRHESGPAIDAILRQSFLQLGGRPAVIDDAGELSWQEFAALTAGYVQRLNVTSVRRALILGTTGRQLQAFLAACFLTRTTYLALEDGTPEARVEEVRQHAAPDLVIDTGRETVTPLAFDWAGFESVKTLADNPTGWILYSSGTTGRPKGICVAAETVAAYLASLVERLRLPAGVRVTQQFSPSFDGYLEEVLLAWAMQGTSLVVDRYSLLDERKARAFLQQRRPDVISAAPALLSAWNRISDLQPLPRVCISGGDFLAPADINRLRAHMQIWNSYGPTETCIAASMLDCSQVQAGATLSIGTPFAHVAFSVVDAEGRRLRPGQWGELLIHGDFARHGYLDDPERTAERFGSDENGFYFRTGDMAMAGHDGQYFLRGRMDDSCKVRGNFIGLGELEGKASQYPGVLAAGAAVAWPGMAEACLVLAVEGQPDSLGGLQQHLARHYTRSHLPSAIFPLAQLPRTDTGKLDRAGVVAQFHAWRERAQPVSGEIEQDEDLLALMACWRDCLNYQGPLGRDADFFLVSGSSLSAVRLAGQIETRFGVSFSPVDVFRHATVAGQQALIAARRLGESAAPVSVRQLNADVAGTPSLILLPPALGGLQELQALADRWSGQVAVSVLTLAPEAAEALSEAAFETALLQTLQPLLAAAGRPVWLGGYSLGAEMLAALLERHPALADGIDRLVFLDPNLDTRLFEGPGLFAEFIEFFSELGQAEDLGGMLDGIAEASLRQRMPALYREWRQYRLQHGLLAGRSFAARVPALLQAGTAVSVLLSDEADAAAMAGLPAELARNGWLRQFAGSHTGFLLALDAQELMHDHRVAADRYSLV; this is translated from the coding sequence TTGTCCTCGCAGGAGGCGCGCCTGTATGCGCAGTACCGCTTGTATCCGCAATCGCTGGCTTATCTGCTGGAAATGGCGATTCCCCTGCCGGCCGGGATAGCACAGGAAGCGGTGGCCACGGCCTTGCAGGCCTTGCTGGAGCGGCACGATATCCTGCGTACCCGCTACCGGGTCGAGGCCGACGGTACGCCGTATGCCGAAGTGCTGCCGGAACTGGCAGCCAGCGACGTGCTGGTCGAACCGGCGGCCTGGCCACTGGCACGGAACCAGCCCTTCGCGCTGGAAGAAGGGCCCTTGCTGCGCGCCTGTATGCAGACCGACGGGCAGGGCGGCTGCCTGCAGCTGCAGATCCATCACATCCTGGTCGATGAACCGGCCATGGCGACCCTGCGCGGGGATTTCGAACGGTTGCTGGACGGCGAAACCCTGCCGGCTACCGGCCCAGGCTACCGTCATTACGCACTGGCACTGGCGGAAGCACGCCGCCAGCCCTTGTGGGAGACGGCGCAGCGTTTCTGGCGCGATTACCTGCAAGGGCTGGCATTCGACCCATTCGGCCACGGCGCGGTGGAAGAGGGCGGCCGGATGGCCAGCCTGAGCTGGCAACTGAGCGCCGCCGAGCAGGCGGCCTGCCAGCGCGTGTGCGCCGAACTCAAGCTGACGCCGGCCAGCTTCTTTCTTGCCCTGTGGGGGCTGGTGGTGGCGCGGGAAGGCAGCAGCGACGCCTTTTCCATTTCGGTTGCCAATGCCTACGGTGCGCGGCAAGGGCTGGAGACGGTCGGCATGTTCGTCTCGCTCGTGCCCTGCAGCCTGCGTTTCGGCCGCGATAACCCGAGCTTCGCCGATTACGCACGGCAACTGGCGGATACGCAGTGGCAGGTAATGGAACAGCTGTTCTTCCCGGTCGAAGAAGTATTCCCGCTGCTGGAACCCGATCCGCGCCGGTTCGGCAGCAACCCCCTGCTCAATGTGGCCTACTCCTATCTGGAAGGGGGGGCGTCCGAGCCGACTGTCGCGACCGACAGCAATGGCGTCGAAGCACAGGGGCCGCTTAGCCTGGCGATCCAGCACGGCGACGGGCAATGCCGGCTGGCGCTGGAATACCAGCCAACCCTCTTCACTGCCGCCCGGATAGAGCGGCTGGCTGCATGCTGGCGCGAGTTGCTGCAGCAGCTGGCCAGCCATGCCCCGGCCGACTGGAAGGTGGACGATTGGGTGGGCGCCACGGCGAGCTTCCGTCCCGCTGTGCGGCATGAGTCCGGCCCCGCCATCGATGCCATCCTGCGGCAGAGCTTCCTGCAACTGGGCGGGCGGCCGGCTGTCATCGACGATGCGGGCGAACTGTCCTGGCAGGAGTTTGCCGCGCTGACGGCCGGCTATGTACAACGCCTGAACGTAACTAGCGTGCGGCGGGCACTGATCCTGGGCACGACCGGCCGTCAATTGCAGGCCTTCCTGGCCGCCTGCTTCCTGACCCGTACCACCTACCTGGCGCTGGAAGACGGCACGCCCGAGGCCCGGGTGGAGGAAGTGCGGCAGCACGCAGCGCCGGATCTGGTGATCGACACCGGCCGCGAAACCGTCACCCCGCTCGCCTTCGACTGGGCAGGGTTCGAGAGCGTCAAGACGCTGGCGGACAACCCGACCGGCTGGATCCTGTACAGCTCGGGCACCACCGGCCGGCCCAAGGGCATCTGCGTGGCCGCCGAGACCGTGGCCGCCTATCTGGCCTCGCTGGTCGAACGACTGCGGCTGCCGGCCGGCGTACGTGTCACCCAGCAATTCTCGCCCAGCTTCGACGGCTATCTCGAAGAAGTGCTGCTGGCCTGGGCCATGCAAGGGACCAGCCTGGTCGTCGACCGCTACAGCCTGCTGGACGAACGCAAGGCGCGCGCCTTCCTGCAGCAACGGCGGCCCGATGTCATCTCGGCGGCGCCGGCACTCCTGTCGGCATGGAACCGCATAAGCGATCTGCAGCCGCTTCCGCGCGTCTGCATCAGCGGTGGCGACTTCCTTGCGCCGGCCGACATCAACCGGCTGCGCGCGCATATGCAGATATGGAACAGCTACGGCCCGACCGAGACCTGCATTGCCGCCTCCATGCTCGATTGCAGCCAGGTCCAGGCCGGCGCTACGCTGTCGATCGGTACCCCGTTTGCCCACGTGGCCTTCTCGGTGGTCGATGCGGAAGGCCGCCGACTGCGGCCCGGCCAATGGGGTGAGCTGCTGATCCATGGCGACTTTGCCCGGCACGGCTATCTGGACGACCCCGAGCGGACAGCGGAACGCTTTGGCAGCGACGAAAACGGCTTTTACTTCCGTACCGGCGACATGGCGATGGCCGGCCATGATGGCCAGTACTTCCTGCGCGGCCGGATGGACGACAGCTGCAAGGTCCGCGGCAATTTCATCGGCCTGGGCGAGCTGGAAGGCAAGGCCAGCCAGTACCCCGGCGTGCTGGCTGCCGGGGCGGCCGTTGCCTGGCCCGGCATGGCCGAAGCCTGCCTGGTGCTGGCGGTGGAAGGCCAGCCCGACAGCCTGGGCGGGCTGCAGCAGCATCTGGCCCGCCACTACACCCGCTCGCACCTGCCCTCGGCGATCTTTCCGCTGGCCCAGCTGCCGCGTACCGACACCGGCAAGCTGGACCGGGCAGGCGTGGTGGCGCAGTTCCACGCTTGGCGCGAGCGGGCACAGCCGGTCTCCGGCGAAATCGAACAGGACGAGGACCTGCTTGCCCTGATGGCGTGCTGGCGCGATTGCCTGAATTACCAAGGCCCGCTGGGACGGGATGCCGACTTCTTCCTGGTGTCGGGTTCTTCGCTGAGCGCCGTCCGGCTCGCCGGCCAGATCGAAACCCGCTTCGGCGTGAGTTTCAGCCCGGTCGATGTCTTCCGCCATGCCACCGTTGCCGGCCAGCAGGCCTTGATCGCGGCGCGGCGACTGGGCGAATCGGCGGCGCCGGTCAGCGTGCGGCAGCTGAATGCCGATGTGGCCGGCACACCGAGCCTGATCCTGCTGCCGCCGGCACTGGGCGGGCTGCAGGAGTTGCAGGCGCTGGCCGACCGCTGGTCGGGCCAGGTAGCGGTATCGGTGCTGACATTGGCACCGGAAGCGGCCGAGGCCCTGTCGGAAGCCGCCTTCGAAACCGCCTTGCTGCAAACGCTACAGCCCTTGCTGGCGGCAGCCGGCAGACCGGTGTGGCTGGGTGGCTATTCGCTCGGGGCCGAGATGCTGGCGGCGCTGCTCGAGCGGCATCCGGCACTGGCCGATGGGATCGACAGGCTGGTGTTCCTCGATCCGAACCTCGATACCCGGCTGTTCGAGGGCCCCGGACTATTCGCCGAATTCATCGAGTTCTTCAGCGAGCTGGGCCAAGCCGAAGATTTGGGCGGGATGCTGGACGGTATAGCCGAAGCCAGCCTGCGCCAGCGCATGCCGGCGCTGTATCGCGAATGGCGCCAATACCGGCTGCAGCACGGCTTGCTGGCAGGCCGCAGCTTTGCGGCGCGGGTGCCGGCGCTGCTGCAAGCCGGCACGGCCGTGTCCGTGCTGCTGTCGGACGAAGCCGATGCCGCTGCAATGGCCGGCCTGCCTGCCGAGCTGGCGCGGAATGGTTGGCTGCGGCAGTTCGCCGGCAGCCACACCGGATTCCTGCTGGCCCTCGACGCCCAAGAACTGATGCATGACCACAGGGTAGCGGCGGACCGCTACTCGCTTGTTTAA